Below is a window of Candidatus Aminicenantes bacterium DNA.
CGCGGGCCAGCCCCCCTGCTCCGAGCTTGGTGCCGCCGAAATAGCGGGTCACGACGAGAAGGATGTTGGTCATCCCGCGCCGGCTTAAAACCTGAAGGATCGGCGGGCCCGCCGTCCCGGAGGGTTCGCCGTCGTCGTTGTAACGGGCCTGCTCGGCGGCCGGCCCGATCCGCCAGGCCCAGCAATTATGATCGGCATCGCGGCGCTCGTCCCGGATCCGCTTGACGGCAGCCATGGCCTCGTTCGTCGATATCACCCGGAAAGTGCGGGCTAGGAAGCGGGACTTCCGGACTTCAAGCGTCGCCTCGGCCTCGCGGGAAATGACGTTCATGCCGCCAGCCATTACTTCTTTAGATACTTGTCAAACCAGGCCCGGAAACGGTCCAGCCGGTCCCTCTGATAACTGGGGGTCGAGAGGCCGTGGAACTGGCCGGGGAAGACGACGAGCTGGGTTTCGACTCCCAGGCTCTTGAGGGCCTGGTACATCTGCTCCGAGCCGATAATCGGGACGTTGAAGTCCTTCTCCCCGCCCATGAAAAGCGTGGGCGTGCGTATGCGATCGGCCTGGAAGAAGGGGTAGGAAACCCGGAGCCACTGCTCCCGCGCCTTCCAGGGCGGCCCGATCTCCTTCTCGTACTGCGAGATGTACTGGTCGCTGCCGTACATGGCGAGCTGGAGGGCGCTGCCGGCGCCGCTGACGGCGGCCTTGAAGCGCGGATCCGAGGCGATCGTATAGTCGGTCAGGATGCCGCCGTAGCTCCAGCCGCCGAGGCCGAGGCGCTCGGGATCGGCGATCCCGGCCGCGACGGCCTGATCCACCGCGCCCAGGAGGTCCATGACCTCTTTCCGGCCCCAGTCGCCGAAGATGGCCTTCTGGAAGGCGCTGCCGCGGCCGGAGCTGCCGCGGTAGTTCATCTCCAGAACGACATAGCCGTTGGCCGCAAAATACTCGGCGTCGAAGGTGAATCGATAGGCATCCTGGCCGTTGGGGCCGCCGTGGATGTAAAGGAGGGTGGGGTACCGCCGTCCGATCGTGAACGAGGCCGGTTTGACGATCAAGCCGTTGACTACGGTCCCGTCCTTGCTCTTGGAAGTGAAATCTTCGGTCTGCCCCAGCTGCAGCTCGGCCAGAAAGGCGTCGTTGTGATGGGTCAGCTTGCGCAGGGAACCCTGCTCCAGAATATGCACCTCGGCGATCTCGGACGCCGATCCCGACAGCAAGGCCAATCCGGCACCGGGGCCTTGGCTCAGGCTGGAGACGGTCCGTCGGCCGGACGTGAGCCGTTCAACAGGACCTCCATCGAACGGAACCCGGCCGACGCAGGTCGCGCGGTCATCGTCGAATAGAAAGGTCAGAGAGCGCCCCTCCTCCGACCAGAGCAGAGGGCCGGCGACGCTTCGGTCAAGGGCCGCCGTCAGGATCCGGGGAGAGCCTCCATTCGAAGGCACCACCGCCAGCTTGGCCTGATCGTAAGCCGAGTATTTTGGCTCGTCGCCCTGGAGATAGGCGATCCAGCGGCCGTCGGGGCTCCAGGAGGGCCGGCCGTCGTCCGGGCCAGGGAAGACGGTCAGGACTTTGACCTCGGCGCCCGGCTTGGCCTCGACGACATAGATGTTGGTGTCGTTGGAGCGATCGGGGTCGGCGCCGCGGGCGCTGACGAAGGCCAGGCGCTTGCCGTCCGGCGACCAGGCCGGCTTGCCGTCCTCCCAAGGCCCAGTCGTCAGAGGCTCCGCCTGGCGGGATGCCACGTCGAACAGCCAGAGATGAGTGAAGAGCCGTTTCAGATAGCCCTCGCGGTCCTGCTTGAAATGATAGCGGTCGATGACGACCGGGGGAGCCGTCTGGCGCTTCCAGCCTTCCAGCTTTTCGGGTTCGTCGGCCGGATCGACGTCGGCGACCGTCAGAACGAGCTTCTTCCCGTCCGGCGACCAGGCGTACTCGGAGACGCCGCCCTTGATATCGGTCAGCTTCTGGGCTTCGCCGCCCGTCCGATCGAGCAGCCAGATCTGGGCGCCCTTCTTCTTTTCCTCCTCGGTGCCGCGCGCGGCCAAGAAGGAGAGGAATCGCCCGTCCGGGCTCCAGCGGGGCGAGCTCTCCCCCTCGGAACCGAAGGTCAGGCGGACTTGACGAAGGCCGTCCCGGGAGATCATCCACAGATCGCTGTCGCGCTTATCCTTCTCCGCATCCGTGGCACCGACCGTATAGACGATCCATTGTCCGTCGGGAGACATCTGGGGGTCG
It encodes the following:
- a CDS encoding YigZ family protein, with the protein product MNVISREAEATLEVRKSRFLARTFRVISTNEAMAAVKRIRDERRDADHNCWAWRIGPAAEQARYNDDGEPSGTAGPPILQVLSRRGMTNILLVVTRYFGGTKLGAGGLARAYGDAAKAAIEASEPRPLRLLATLRAELPHAALPAMEHFLAKRGFEIVSREFGEVVVLVVRLPADEEPTFRSFHLGLVSGRHPCRELGRDHA
- a CDS encoding S9 family peptidase; the protein is MKTTGGWRLLVALALVGAAVSQAAAQIPAKRPIALDDMARIRPVGDPQMSPDGQWIVYTVGATDAEKDKRDSDLWMISRDGLRQVRLTFGSEGESSPRWSPDGRFLSFLAARGTEEEKKKGAQIWLLDRTGGEAQKLTDIKGGVSEYAWSPDGKKLVLTVADVDPADEPEKLEGWKRQTAPPVVIDRYHFKQDREGYLKRLFTHLWLFDVASRQAEPLTTGPWEDGKPAWSPDGKRLAFVSARGADPDRSNDTNIYVVEAKPGAEVKVLTVFPGPDDGRPSWSPDGRWIAYLQGDEPKYSAYDQAKLAVVPSNGGSPRILTAALDRSVAGPLLWSEEGRSLTFLFDDDRATCVGRVPFDGGPVERLTSGRRTVSSLSQGPGAGLALLSGSASEIAEVHILEQGSLRKLTHHNDAFLAELQLGQTEDFTSKSKDGTVVNGLIVKPASFTIGRRYPTLLYIHGGPNGQDAYRFTFDAEYFAANGYVVLEMNYRGSSGRGSAFQKAIFGDWGRKEVMDLLGAVDQAVAAGIADPERLGLGGWSYGGILTDYTIASDPRFKAAVSGAGSALQLAMYGSDQYISQYEKEIGPPWKAREQWLRVSYPFFQADRIRTPTLFMGGEKDFNVPIIGSEQMYQALKSLGVETQLVVFPGQFHGLSTPSYQRDRLDRFRAWFDKYLKK